One window of the Syngnathus typhle isolate RoL2023-S1 ecotype Sweden linkage group LG21, RoL_Styp_1.0, whole genome shotgun sequence genome contains the following:
- the LOC133145422 gene encoding NACHT, LRR and PYD domains-containing protein 12-like isoform X2 codes for MAQNVESKELLLETLEDLGQEDFKKFKFYMDLAQSKKENADRTDIAELLVNRYSKNALAETIKILEKINNYELAQKLQIKGVTRAPSDSISLEVQMGEFKRELQENLRAMYCKAPEGNTESSQQEALESVYTKLHISRGVAGHPDKQHEVLQMEMRGQDEEEESIEPCDIFKSEKPLRTMVTVGFAGIGKTFLVRKYVLDWANGTTNTDVDFIFPLPFRELNLEEEKCFSLAELIQHFMCDSKAAIEMLKDILGRLQDLGKRTYQSSSVKILFVLDGLDECRLKLDLSNERKERLDVTRAYPVEVLLAHLIKGNLLPCARLWITTRPQAAPDIPPRLVDGRTEVKGFSRSQRLDYFRKRFPNDEEDVIKHIKKSHSIFIMCHMPIFCWLTATVLGDYRQHGKKLSETLTEMYTEFLLYHLGRSEERGGQKPTEYVKALAKMAFRHLMKKRQIFYESDLRESSLDDPQVAKHSGVFTEVFKEVLPLKKYQRGKMFQFIHLSIQEYLAALYVMMSLFQDNKNVLGELPMHCEQTSLVRVHEAAIRKASESEGNLDLFLRFLVGLSLQCNQKLMGELLKAPKNFNHSKAETVRLIRKQIDKNTPEENINLFYCLSELKDESLLNQIQHYLIGGELSTEDLPPAMWSALLFFLLASDEAMSCFELWKYAPSEKGLLTLLPVVKASRESALRKCNLSKKSCEALASILSSPCSLRELDLSHNDLRDDGLEALAAGLVKPQCTLQVLGLEKCKLSKKSCEALASVLSSPGSLRELDLGQNDLRDDGLEELAAVLAKPQCTLQVLKLQLCRLSKTSCKALGFVLTSPGSLRELDLGCNDLCDDGLEELAAVLAKSQCTLQVLKLRLCTLSKKSCEALASVLSSPCSLRKLDLTQNDLCDDGLEALAAGLAKPQCTLQVLKLESCKLSKKSCKALAKALRSNPSHLQELKLWGNDIKKEERRVLAEVQKDPRCSVKLEW; via the exons ATGGCTCAAAATGTGGAGAGCAAGGAGCTGCTGTTGGAAACGCTGGAAGACCTGGGGCAGGAGGACttcaagaagttcaagttttATATGGATCTGGCtcagagcaaaaaagaaaacgcagACCGGACTGACATCGCCGAATTGCTGGTGAACAGGTACAGCAAGAACGCTTTGGCGGAGACCATCAAGATTCTGGAGAAGATCAACAACTATGAACTGGCCCAGAAGCTGCAAATCAAAG GTGTCACCCGTGCGCCCTCAGATAGCATCTCCTTAGAGGTCCAGATGGGCGAATTCAAGCGGGAGCTGCAAGAGAACCTGCGAGCCATGTACTGCAAGGCCCCCGAGGGCAACACGGAGTCCAGCCAGCAGGAGGCTCTGGAGAGCGTCTACACCAAGCTCCACATTAGCCGCGGCGTCGCCGGTCACCCCGACAAGCAGCACGAAGTCCTTCAGATGGAGATGCGCGGccaagacgaggaggaggagtccATCGAGCCGTGCGACATTTTCAAAAGCGAGAAGCCCCTTCGCACCATGGTCACCGTGGGCTTCGCGGGCATCGGGAAGACCTTCCTGGTGCGCAAGTATGTCCTGGACTGGGCCAACGGGACAACCAACACAGACGTGGACTTCATCTTTCCCTTGCCCTTCCGCGAGTTGAACTTGGAGGAGGAGAAATGCTTTTCGCTCGCAGAGCTCATCCAGCACTTCATGTGCGACAGCAAGGCGGCCATCGAGATGCTGAAGGACATCTTGGGCAGGCTGCAAGATTTGGGCAAGCGCACCTACCAAAGCAGCAGCGTCaagattttgtttgtgctggacGGCTTGGACGAGTGCCGCCTCAAACTGGACCTGAGCAATGAGCGCAAGGAGCGCCTGGATGTGACCCGAGCATACCCCGTGGAGGTCCTCCTGGCGCATCTCATCAAGGGGAACCTGCTTCCCTGCGCCCGGCTTTGGATCACCACACGGCCCCAGGCGGCTCCCGACATCCCGCCGCGCCTAGTGGACGGCAGAACCGAGGTGAAAGGCTTCAGCCGCTCCCAGAGGCTGGACTACTTCAGGAAGAGGTTCCCCAATGACGAGGAGGACGTCATCAAGCACATCAAAAAGTCACACAGCATTTTCATCATGTGCCACATGCCCATCTTCTGCTGGCTCACCGCCACCGTTCTCGGAGATTATCGGCAGCACGGAAAAAAGCTGTCCGAAACCCTGACCGAGATGTACACAGAGTTCCTACTCTATCACCTGGGCAGGTCCGAGGAGCGAGGCGGCCAGAAGCCCACGGAGTACGTCAAAGCGCTGGCCAAGATGGCTTTTCGGCATCTCATGAAAAAGCGACAGATCTTCTACGAGAGCGACTTGCGGGAAAGCAGCTTGGATGACCCGCAGGTCGCAAAACACTCGGGAGTCTTCACCGAGGTCTTCAAGGAGGTACTCCCGCTCAAGAAATACCAACGCGGCAAGATGTTTCAGTTCATCCACCTGAGCATCCAGGAATATCTGGCCGCTCTCTACGTGATGATGAGCCTGTTCCAGGACAACAAGAACGTGCTGGGAGAGCTCCCGATGCATTGCGAGCAGACATCGCTCGTCCGGGTCCACGAGGCGGCCATCCGCAAAGCCTCAGAAAGTGAGGGAAACCTGGACTTGTTCCTCCGCTTCTTGGTGGGCCTTTCCCTGCAGTGCAACCAGAAGCTCATGGGCGAGCTACTGAAGGCTCCCAAGAACTTCAACCACAGCAAAGCAGAAACAGTCCGCTTGATCAGGAAACAGATAGATAAGAACACTCCTGAGGAGAACATCAACTTGTTCTACTGCCTGAGCGAGTTGAAGGATGAGTCCTTGCTGAATCAGATCCAACATTACCTTATAGGGGGGGAATTGTCCACGGAGGACCTACCTCCGGCCATGTGGTCGGCCCTGCTCTTCTTCTTGCTGGCTTCCGACGAAGCCATGAGCTGCTTCGAACTCTGGAAATACGCTCCGTCCGAGAAGGGGCTCCTGACGCTGTTGCCGGTGGTCAAGGCTTCTCGAGAATCAGC gctccggAAGTGcaacctgagcaagaaaagctgcgaggcgctggcctccattctaagctcgccctgcagcctgagggagctggatctcagcCACAACGACTTgcgtgacgacgggctggaggcgctcgccgccggactggtgaagccgcagtgcaccttgcaagtcctcgg GCTTGAGAaatgcaagctgagcaagaaaagctgcgaggcgctggcctccgtcctaagctcgcccggcagcctgagggagctggatctcggCCAGAACGACTTgcgtgacgacgggctggaggagCTCGCCGCCgtactggcaaagccgcagtgcaccttgcaagtcctCAA gctccagtTGTGCAGGCTGAGCAAGACAAGCTGCAAGGCGCTGGGCTTTGTTCTAACctcgcccggcagcctgagggagctggatctcggCTGCAACGACTTgtgtgacgacgggctggaggagCTCGCCGCCGTACTGGCAAAgtcgcagtgcaccttgcaagtcctCAA GCTCCGGTTGTGCacgctgagcaagaaaagctgcgaggcgctggcttccgttctaagctcgccctgcAGCCTGAGGAAGCTGGATCTCACCCAGAACGACTTgtgtgacgacgggctggaggcgctcgccgctggactggcaaagccgcagtgcaccttgcaagtcctCAA gctcgagagctgcaagctgagcaagaaaagctgcaagGCGCTGGCCAAGGCTCTCCGGTCCAACCCCTCCCACCTCCAAGAGCTGAAGCTGTGGGGCAATGACATCAAAAAGGAAGAGAGGCGGGTCTTGGCAGAGGTCCAAAAGGATCCTCGCTGCAGCGTGAAGCTCGAGTGGTAG
- the LOC133145422 gene encoding NACHT, LRR and PYD domains-containing protein 12-like isoform X1 translates to MAQNVESKELLLETLEDLGQEDFKKFKFYMDLAQSKKENADRTDIAELLVNRYSKNALAETIKILEKINNYELAQKLQIKGVTRAPSDSISLEVQMGEFKRELQENLRAMYCKAPEGNTESSQQEALESVYTKLHISRGVAGHPDKQHEVLQMEMRGQDEEEESIEPCDIFKSEKPLRTMVTVGFAGIGKTFLVRKYVLDWANGTTNTDVDFIFPLPFRELNLEEEKCFSLAELIQHFMCDSKAAIEMLKDILGRLQDLGKRTYQSSSVKILFVLDGLDECRLKLDLSNERKERLDVTRAYPVEVLLAHLIKGNLLPCARLWITTRPQAAPDIPPRLVDGRTEVKGFSRSQRLDYFRKRFPNDEEDVIKHIKKSHSIFIMCHMPIFCWLTATVLGDYRQHGKKLSETLTEMYTEFLLYHLGRSEERGGQKPTEYVKALAKMAFRHLMKKRQIFYESDLRESSLDDPQVAKHSGVFTEVFKEVLPLKKYQRGKMFQFIHLSIQEYLAALYVMMSLFQDNKNVLGELPMHCEQTSLVRVHEAAIRKASESEGNLDLFLRFLVGLSLQCNQKLMGELLKAPKNFNHSKAETVRLIRKQIDKNTPEENINLFYCLSELKDESLLNQIQHYLIGGELSTEDLPPAMWSALLFFLLASDEAMSCFELWKYAPSEKGLLTLLPVVKASRESALRKCNLSKKSCEALASILSSPCSLRELDLSHNDLRDDGLEALAAGLVKPQCTLQVLGLEKCKLSKKSCEALASVLSSPGSLRELDLGQNDLRDDGLEELAAVLAKPQCTLQVLKLRHCELSEKSCEALASVLSSPCSLRELDLGCNDLYDDGLEPLAAVLAKPQCTLQVLKLDCCKLSKKSCEALASVLSSPCSLRHLNLSWNDLHDDGLEALAAGLAKPQCALQVLRLQLCRLSKTSCKALGFVLTSPGSLRELDLGCNDLCDDGLEELAAVLAKSQCTLQVLKLRLCTLSKKSCEALASVLSSPCSLRKLDLTQNDLCDDGLEALAAGLAKPQCTLQVLKLESCKLSKKSCKALAKALRSNPSHLQELKLWGNDIKKEERRVLAEVQKDPRCSVKLEW, encoded by the exons ATGGCTCAAAATGTGGAGAGCAAGGAGCTGCTGTTGGAAACGCTGGAAGACCTGGGGCAGGAGGACttcaagaagttcaagttttATATGGATCTGGCtcagagcaaaaaagaaaacgcagACCGGACTGACATCGCCGAATTGCTGGTGAACAGGTACAGCAAGAACGCTTTGGCGGAGACCATCAAGATTCTGGAGAAGATCAACAACTATGAACTGGCCCAGAAGCTGCAAATCAAAG GTGTCACCCGTGCGCCCTCAGATAGCATCTCCTTAGAGGTCCAGATGGGCGAATTCAAGCGGGAGCTGCAAGAGAACCTGCGAGCCATGTACTGCAAGGCCCCCGAGGGCAACACGGAGTCCAGCCAGCAGGAGGCTCTGGAGAGCGTCTACACCAAGCTCCACATTAGCCGCGGCGTCGCCGGTCACCCCGACAAGCAGCACGAAGTCCTTCAGATGGAGATGCGCGGccaagacgaggaggaggagtccATCGAGCCGTGCGACATTTTCAAAAGCGAGAAGCCCCTTCGCACCATGGTCACCGTGGGCTTCGCGGGCATCGGGAAGACCTTCCTGGTGCGCAAGTATGTCCTGGACTGGGCCAACGGGACAACCAACACAGACGTGGACTTCATCTTTCCCTTGCCCTTCCGCGAGTTGAACTTGGAGGAGGAGAAATGCTTTTCGCTCGCAGAGCTCATCCAGCACTTCATGTGCGACAGCAAGGCGGCCATCGAGATGCTGAAGGACATCTTGGGCAGGCTGCAAGATTTGGGCAAGCGCACCTACCAAAGCAGCAGCGTCaagattttgtttgtgctggacGGCTTGGACGAGTGCCGCCTCAAACTGGACCTGAGCAATGAGCGCAAGGAGCGCCTGGATGTGACCCGAGCATACCCCGTGGAGGTCCTCCTGGCGCATCTCATCAAGGGGAACCTGCTTCCCTGCGCCCGGCTTTGGATCACCACACGGCCCCAGGCGGCTCCCGACATCCCGCCGCGCCTAGTGGACGGCAGAACCGAGGTGAAAGGCTTCAGCCGCTCCCAGAGGCTGGACTACTTCAGGAAGAGGTTCCCCAATGACGAGGAGGACGTCATCAAGCACATCAAAAAGTCACACAGCATTTTCATCATGTGCCACATGCCCATCTTCTGCTGGCTCACCGCCACCGTTCTCGGAGATTATCGGCAGCACGGAAAAAAGCTGTCCGAAACCCTGACCGAGATGTACACAGAGTTCCTACTCTATCACCTGGGCAGGTCCGAGGAGCGAGGCGGCCAGAAGCCCACGGAGTACGTCAAAGCGCTGGCCAAGATGGCTTTTCGGCATCTCATGAAAAAGCGACAGATCTTCTACGAGAGCGACTTGCGGGAAAGCAGCTTGGATGACCCGCAGGTCGCAAAACACTCGGGAGTCTTCACCGAGGTCTTCAAGGAGGTACTCCCGCTCAAGAAATACCAACGCGGCAAGATGTTTCAGTTCATCCACCTGAGCATCCAGGAATATCTGGCCGCTCTCTACGTGATGATGAGCCTGTTCCAGGACAACAAGAACGTGCTGGGAGAGCTCCCGATGCATTGCGAGCAGACATCGCTCGTCCGGGTCCACGAGGCGGCCATCCGCAAAGCCTCAGAAAGTGAGGGAAACCTGGACTTGTTCCTCCGCTTCTTGGTGGGCCTTTCCCTGCAGTGCAACCAGAAGCTCATGGGCGAGCTACTGAAGGCTCCCAAGAACTTCAACCACAGCAAAGCAGAAACAGTCCGCTTGATCAGGAAACAGATAGATAAGAACACTCCTGAGGAGAACATCAACTTGTTCTACTGCCTGAGCGAGTTGAAGGATGAGTCCTTGCTGAATCAGATCCAACATTACCTTATAGGGGGGGAATTGTCCACGGAGGACCTACCTCCGGCCATGTGGTCGGCCCTGCTCTTCTTCTTGCTGGCTTCCGACGAAGCCATGAGCTGCTTCGAACTCTGGAAATACGCTCCGTCCGAGAAGGGGCTCCTGACGCTGTTGCCGGTGGTCAAGGCTTCTCGAGAATCAGC gctccggAAGTGcaacctgagcaagaaaagctgcgaggcgctggcctccattctaagctcgccctgcagcctgagggagctggatctcagcCACAACGACTTgcgtgacgacgggctggaggcgctcgccgccggactggtgaagccgcagtgcaccttgcaagtcctcgg GCTTGAGAaatgcaagctgagcaagaaaagctgcgaggcgctggcctccgtcctaagctcgcccggcagcctgagggagctggatctcggCCAGAACGACTTgcgtgacgacgggctggaggagCTCGCCGCCgtactggcaaagccgcagtgcaccttgcaagtcctCAA gctccggCACTGCGAGCTGAGCGAGAAAAGCTGCGaagcgctggcctccgttctaagctcacCCTGCAGCCTGAGAGAGCTGGATCTCGGCTGCAACGACTTGTACGACGACGGGTTGGAGCCGCTCGCCGCCgtactggcaaagccgcagtgcaccttgcaagtcctCAA gctcgattgctgcaagctgagcaagaaaagctgcgaggcgctggcctccgttctaagctcgccctgcAGCCTGAGGCATCTGAATCTCAGCTGGAACGACTTGcatgacgacgggctggaggcgctcgccgccggactggcaaagccgcagtgcgccTTGCAAGTCCTCAG gctccagtTGTGCAGGCTGAGCAAGACAAGCTGCAAGGCGCTGGGCTTTGTTCTAACctcgcccggcagcctgagggagctggatctcggCTGCAACGACTTgtgtgacgacgggctggaggagCTCGCCGCCGTACTGGCAAAgtcgcagtgcaccttgcaagtcctCAA GCTCCGGTTGTGCacgctgagcaagaaaagctgcgaggcgctggcttccgttctaagctcgccctgcAGCCTGAGGAAGCTGGATCTCACCCAGAACGACTTgtgtgacgacgggctggaggcgctcgccgctggactggcaaagccgcagtgcaccttgcaagtcctCAA gctcgagagctgcaagctgagcaagaaaagctgcaagGCGCTGGCCAAGGCTCTCCGGTCCAACCCCTCCCACCTCCAAGAGCTGAAGCTGTGGGGCAATGACATCAAAAAGGAAGAGAGGCGGGTCTTGGCAGAGGTCCAAAAGGATCCTCGCTGCAGCGTGAAGCTCGAGTGGTAG
- the LOC133145422 gene encoding NACHT, LRR and PYD domains-containing protein 12-like isoform X3 encodes MGEFKRELQENLRAMYCKAPEGNTESSQQEALESVYTKLHISRGVAGHPDKQHEVLQMEMRGQDEEEESIEPCDIFKSEKPLRTMVTVGFAGIGKTFLVRKYVLDWANGTTNTDVDFIFPLPFRELNLEEEKCFSLAELIQHFMCDSKAAIEMLKDILGRLQDLGKRTYQSSSVKILFVLDGLDECRLKLDLSNERKERLDVTRAYPVEVLLAHLIKGNLLPCARLWITTRPQAAPDIPPRLVDGRTEVKGFSRSQRLDYFRKRFPNDEEDVIKHIKKSHSIFIMCHMPIFCWLTATVLGDYRQHGKKLSETLTEMYTEFLLYHLGRSEERGGQKPTEYVKALAKMAFRHLMKKRQIFYESDLRESSLDDPQVAKHSGVFTEVFKEVLPLKKYQRGKMFQFIHLSIQEYLAALYVMMSLFQDNKNVLGELPMHCEQTSLVRVHEAAIRKASESEGNLDLFLRFLVGLSLQCNQKLMGELLKAPKNFNHSKAETVRLIRKQIDKNTPEENINLFYCLSELKDESLLNQIQHYLIGGELSTEDLPPAMWSALLFFLLASDEAMSCFELWKYAPSEKGLLTLLPVVKASRESALRKCNLSKKSCEALASILSSPCSLRELDLSHNDLRDDGLEALAAGLVKPQCTLQVLGLEKCKLSKKSCEALASVLSSPGSLRELDLGQNDLRDDGLEELAAVLAKPQCTLQVLKLRHCELSEKSCEALASVLSSPCSLRELDLGCNDLYDDGLEPLAAVLAKPQCTLQVLKLDCCKLSKKSCEALASVLSSPCSLRHLNLSWNDLHDDGLEALAAGLAKPQCALQVLRLQLCRLSKTSCKALGFVLTSPGSLRELDLGCNDLCDDGLEELAAVLAKSQCTLQVLKLRLCTLSKKSCEALASVLSSPCSLRKLDLTQNDLCDDGLEALAAGLAKPQCTLQVLKLESCKLSKKSCKALAKALRSNPSHLQELKLWGNDIKKEERRVLAEVQKDPRCSVKLEW; translated from the exons ATGGGCGAATTCAAGCGGGAGCTGCAAGAGAACCTGCGAGCCATGTACTGCAAGGCCCCCGAGGGCAACACGGAGTCCAGCCAGCAGGAGGCTCTGGAGAGCGTCTACACCAAGCTCCACATTAGCCGCGGCGTCGCCGGTCACCCCGACAAGCAGCACGAAGTCCTTCAGATGGAGATGCGCGGccaagacgaggaggaggagtccATCGAGCCGTGCGACATTTTCAAAAGCGAGAAGCCCCTTCGCACCATGGTCACCGTGGGCTTCGCGGGCATCGGGAAGACCTTCCTGGTGCGCAAGTATGTCCTGGACTGGGCCAACGGGACAACCAACACAGACGTGGACTTCATCTTTCCCTTGCCCTTCCGCGAGTTGAACTTGGAGGAGGAGAAATGCTTTTCGCTCGCAGAGCTCATCCAGCACTTCATGTGCGACAGCAAGGCGGCCATCGAGATGCTGAAGGACATCTTGGGCAGGCTGCAAGATTTGGGCAAGCGCACCTACCAAAGCAGCAGCGTCaagattttgtttgtgctggacGGCTTGGACGAGTGCCGCCTCAAACTGGACCTGAGCAATGAGCGCAAGGAGCGCCTGGATGTGACCCGAGCATACCCCGTGGAGGTCCTCCTGGCGCATCTCATCAAGGGGAACCTGCTTCCCTGCGCCCGGCTTTGGATCACCACACGGCCCCAGGCGGCTCCCGACATCCCGCCGCGCCTAGTGGACGGCAGAACCGAGGTGAAAGGCTTCAGCCGCTCCCAGAGGCTGGACTACTTCAGGAAGAGGTTCCCCAATGACGAGGAGGACGTCATCAAGCACATCAAAAAGTCACACAGCATTTTCATCATGTGCCACATGCCCATCTTCTGCTGGCTCACCGCCACCGTTCTCGGAGATTATCGGCAGCACGGAAAAAAGCTGTCCGAAACCCTGACCGAGATGTACACAGAGTTCCTACTCTATCACCTGGGCAGGTCCGAGGAGCGAGGCGGCCAGAAGCCCACGGAGTACGTCAAAGCGCTGGCCAAGATGGCTTTTCGGCATCTCATGAAAAAGCGACAGATCTTCTACGAGAGCGACTTGCGGGAAAGCAGCTTGGATGACCCGCAGGTCGCAAAACACTCGGGAGTCTTCACCGAGGTCTTCAAGGAGGTACTCCCGCTCAAGAAATACCAACGCGGCAAGATGTTTCAGTTCATCCACCTGAGCATCCAGGAATATCTGGCCGCTCTCTACGTGATGATGAGCCTGTTCCAGGACAACAAGAACGTGCTGGGAGAGCTCCCGATGCATTGCGAGCAGACATCGCTCGTCCGGGTCCACGAGGCGGCCATCCGCAAAGCCTCAGAAAGTGAGGGAAACCTGGACTTGTTCCTCCGCTTCTTGGTGGGCCTTTCCCTGCAGTGCAACCAGAAGCTCATGGGCGAGCTACTGAAGGCTCCCAAGAACTTCAACCACAGCAAAGCAGAAACAGTCCGCTTGATCAGGAAACAGATAGATAAGAACACTCCTGAGGAGAACATCAACTTGTTCTACTGCCTGAGCGAGTTGAAGGATGAGTCCTTGCTGAATCAGATCCAACATTACCTTATAGGGGGGGAATTGTCCACGGAGGACCTACCTCCGGCCATGTGGTCGGCCCTGCTCTTCTTCTTGCTGGCTTCCGACGAAGCCATGAGCTGCTTCGAACTCTGGAAATACGCTCCGTCCGAGAAGGGGCTCCTGACGCTGTTGCCGGTGGTCAAGGCTTCTCGAGAATCAGC gctccggAAGTGcaacctgagcaagaaaagctgcgaggcgctggcctccattctaagctcgccctgcagcctgagggagctggatctcagcCACAACGACTTgcgtgacgacgggctggaggcgctcgccgccggactggtgaagccgcagtgcaccttgcaagtcctcgg GCTTGAGAaatgcaagctgagcaagaaaagctgcgaggcgctggcctccgtcctaagctcgcccggcagcctgagggagctggatctcggCCAGAACGACTTgcgtgacgacgggctggaggagCTCGCCGCCgtactggcaaagccgcagtgcaccttgcaagtcctCAA gctccggCACTGCGAGCTGAGCGAGAAAAGCTGCGaagcgctggcctccgttctaagctcacCCTGCAGCCTGAGAGAGCTGGATCTCGGCTGCAACGACTTGTACGACGACGGGTTGGAGCCGCTCGCCGCCgtactggcaaagccgcagtgcaccttgcaagtcctCAA gctcgattgctgcaagctgagcaagaaaagctgcgaggcgctggcctccgttctaagctcgccctgcAGCCTGAGGCATCTGAATCTCAGCTGGAACGACTTGcatgacgacgggctggaggcgctcgccgccggactggcaaagccgcagtgcgccTTGCAAGTCCTCAG gctccagtTGTGCAGGCTGAGCAAGACAAGCTGCAAGGCGCTGGGCTTTGTTCTAACctcgcccggcagcctgagggagctggatctcggCTGCAACGACTTgtgtgacgacgggctggaggagCTCGCCGCCGTACTGGCAAAgtcgcagtgcaccttgcaagtcctCAA GCTCCGGTTGTGCacgctgagcaagaaaagctgcgaggcgctggcttccgttctaagctcgccctgcAGCCTGAGGAAGCTGGATCTCACCCAGAACGACTTgtgtgacgacgggctggaggcgctcgccgctggactggcaaagccgcagtgcaccttgcaagtcctCAA gctcgagagctgcaagctgagcaagaaaagctgcaagGCGCTGGCCAAGGCTCTCCGGTCCAACCCCTCCCACCTCCAAGAGCTGAAGCTGTGGGGCAATGACATCAAAAAGGAAGAGAGGCGGGTCTTGGCAGAGGTCCAAAAGGATCCTCGCTGCAGCGTGAAGCTCGAGTGGTAG